The genomic window AAGCCCTAGCGGAGTTAGGAATGCTTGGACCTATCTGGACAAAGTTTTGACAGTTTTCGAACCTGCCTTGGGTTCTGATTTCTCCAAAACAGCTCCAAAGATCAAAAAAAGCTTCCGCAATTCATCAAGCTAGTCAACAACGTGAAAGACACTTTCAAGAAAGAAATCAGTCGTGATCGCCCCTTCGTCGCCTATTCCACCATCAAACCCTGCCTACCATTGGAAGATAGCAAGAGTTATCCCAGTGGCCATGCAAGCTGGTACACCACAGCGAGTTACCTGCTAGCCGATCTGTTCCCGCAACGGCGTGAGCCCCTCTTGCTAACAGGGCGCCAGGGGATCTATGCCCGTCCGTTTTGCGGCTTGCACTACCCCAGCG from Prochlorococcus marinus str. MIT 9313 includes these protein-coding regions:
- a CDS encoding phosphatase PAP2 family protein is translated as MKDTFKKEISRDRPFVAYSTIKPCLPLEDSKSYPSGHASWYTTASYLLADLFPQRREPLLLTGRQGIYARPFCGLHYPSDVEAGHRLGKAAAQQIIRSPQWSKFKLSVQQEVKRALNPPPAGLPLINY